A single region of the Salvelinus sp. IW2-2015 linkage group LG20, ASM291031v2, whole genome shotgun sequence genome encodes:
- the si:ch211-195b15.8 gene encoding tyrosine-protein phosphatase vhp-1 produces the protein MVFYRERENGTRERPPLSLILPHLYLGAETDVTQDCLGARGISYVLSVSRYSPQPTFLPRSQYLRIPIEDSLRDDLLPHIPEALHFIDGAMSSGGSVLVHCAAGISRSPALAVAYIMYNLGMDLDHAYRFVKERRPSISPNFNFLGQLQHFQGTLAQKASNGNPTIQPIRSLDTCLQSSNENISCGSSVPLSANQIMNMQDNGYVAKDFLEVANVHNMYNENSTCNTENIEQRCSYSCETQSLSEKLQQEQRSVPSQLTLSLSSKLRTLTLNLNQNQREAQSPCGAMTPSPNEPATPTPKPNTLQIPTGIASLSEKRKSLTLSLSPVGAIPPTPHQNEPESNNRHSISHKPTRSIASNTIHKRESEGTSGSKRHGRKPSAVALSSSQTDVQQRERSTSCVKAAGRPNRCSSRTQVKVEREGTGQGKREPSHCQSVEKGRPNSTPKTGKDHSKGRAERKTLTGSLSSSSVLNQHSIIVDQQVLPAAKLSASAVEAEEGVDAEQGLLFPLNLTVNKLLGWGEKMLLGVLFGPRIKVEQAVLPYRC, from the exons ATGGTgttctacagggagagagagaacgggacaCGCGAGCGTCCACCGCTGTCTCTCATCCTACCGCATCTTTACCTGGGTGCAGAGACGGACGTTACGCAG GATTGCCTCGGCGCCCGTGGGATCTCATACGTGCTAAGCGTGAGCCGCTACAGCCCGCAGCCAACTTTCCTTCCCCGTTCCCAGTACCTTCGCATCCCCATCGAGGACTCTCTCCGAGACGACCTGCTGCCCCATATCCCGGAGGCACTGCATTTTATCG aTGGGGCTATGTCATCAGGTGGATCTGTGTTAGTTCATTGTGCTGCAGGAATCTCTCGCTCCCCTGCCCTGGCTGTGGCCTACATCATGTACAATCTGGGGATGGACCTTGACCATGCCTAcag GTTTGTGAAAGAGCGCAGGCCTTCAATCTCCCCTAACTTCAATTTTCTGGGTCAGCTACAACACTTCCAGGGAACCCTCGCTCAGAAGGCCTCTAATGGCAACCCCACTATCCAGCCAATCAGATCACTGGACACATGCCTGCAGTCAAGCAATGAAAACATTAGCTGCGGTTCCTCTGTCCCCCTgtcagcaaatcagatcatgaatATGCAGGACAATGGCTATGTTGCTAAGGACTTTTTAGAGGTTGCTAATGTGCATAATATGTACAATGAGAATTCCACTTGTAACACAGAGAACATAGAGCAAAGATGCTCATATTCATGTGAAACTCAGAGTCTATCAGAGAAGCTACAGCAAGAGCAGAGGAGTGTGCCGTCACAACTGacactgtctctctccagcaAACTCAGAACGCTCACTCTCAACCTGAACCAGAACCAGAGGGAGGCCCAGAGCCCGTGTGGAGCAATGACTCCAAGCCCCAACGAACCAGCGACACCAACACCAAAGCCCAACACACTACAAATCCCAACAGGCATTGCGTCTCTCTCTGAGAAGCGCAAGAGCctcaccctctccctgtctcccgtTGGTGCAATTCCCCCAACTCCCCACCAGAATGAGCCAGAAAGCAACAACAGGCACAGCATTAGCCACAAGCCAACACGCTCCATCGCTTCCAACACCATCCACAAGAGGGAGTCAGAAGGCACCAGTGGTTCAAAAAGGCACGGTAGAAAGCCTTCGGCCGTGGCCCTTTCCTCCTCACAGACAGAcgtacaacagagagagaggagcacatCCTGCGTCAAAGCAGCAGGTCGGCCCAATCGCTGCTCCTCCCGAACCCAggtgaaggtagagagagagggaacaggccaGGGTAAAAGAGAGCCCAGCCACTGTCAGAGCGTGGAGAAGGGGAGGCCTAACTCAACTCCAAAGACAGGGAAGGACCACAGCAAgggaagagcagagaggaagacacTAACTGGGAGCCTGAGCAGCAGTTCTGTTTTGAACCAGCACAGTATCATAGTTGACCAGCAGGTGTTGCCAGCAGCtaaactgtctgcatctgcagTGGAGGCTGAGGAAGGAGTGGATGCTGAACAGGGCCTCCTGTTTCCTCTCAACCTGACTGTCAACAAGCTGCTGGGCTGGGGGGAGAAGATGCTGCTGGGGGTGCTGTTTGGCCCCCGGATCAAAGTGGAACAGGCTGTTCTGCCCTATAGGTGCTGA